The genome window ACTGCGGTTCCACCGCCCGCCCGGCGCTCTGGACTTCGCCGCGCGGCCCCTGGAGCCGGTCGGCGATCCGCGGAATGAGGTACTCCTGGTTCCCGATCAGGAGGAGGTTGACCAGCATGATCCCGACGAAGAAAGGCCACATCAGCCGGTAGGTCGGGACGCCGGCCGCCAGGACCGGGTGGACTTCACCCTGCCGGAGCATGAGGGCCAGAACGATCATGATCGACATGACGCCGATCGTGGGACCGACGAGGTCGAAGATCATCGTCGACTGGTAGAGGTAGTACATCCCGAGCTGGGTGAGCAGCCCGAGAGGCCCCGCGCGCTCGGAGGCGCCCCGCATGTCGATGTTGGTAAACCCGTCGACGATGACATACAGTCCCCATGCCGCAAGGAACATCCCCACAACGACATAGAGATACCGGAACAACAGGTAACGGTCGAACGTCGTCAGCACGGGTGATCGCGGGAAGGAACGGGATCGGTCGGCGGATTTGACGCCGTTTCGTCCGACCGGGTCAAGAGGGGTTCGCCGCCGCGGTCCGCTGCCCGGGGATCCGGGGCCGCTTGGGGATTCGAAGGCGAAATGGTTTACCTCAGCAGGATTTACACTAAATCAGGGGACCAGGGGGAAACCTCGCTGGGTGATGGGACGCGCGTTCCGAAGGGGCACGTCCGGATTGCGGCGTATGGCGGGGTCGACGAGCTGAATTCCGTGCTTGGCGTGGCTGTATCGCTTGGGAACCTTCCGGAGAAGGTGTCCGGGTGGATCCGGGTGATTCAGAACGACCTGTTCGATGTGGGGGCGGATCTTTGCATTCCAGAGTCGGCGCCGGCTCAGGGGTATACGCCGCTGCGGGTTCAGCAGCCGCAGGTGGATCGGCTGGAGCGGTGGATTGATGAGCTCAATCTGGATCTGGCTCCGCTGAACAGCTTTATTCTGCCTGGCGGGAGTCCGGCGGCGTCGCTGCTGCATCAGGCGCGGACGGTCTGTCGGCGGTGTGAGATTGGCGTGTCCCAGTTGATGCAGGCGGAGTCGTTGACGACGCCGGTGTTGCCGTATTTGAACCGGCTTTCGGATTTGCTGTTTGTGGCCGCGCGGTGGTGTAATGGAAAAGGGGCGGACGACATTCTTTGGAAGCCGGGTGCGGGAGCGCAGTGACGTTCCCGTTTGAACCGGGTCCAGGGGGACCCTGGTGGCGTGCAGGGGCCACCCCCTGCCCGCCGGAGGCTTGGCCGTCGAGAGATGTCTGAAGGAGAGCGTGTCCAAACGCGGACACCGTGTCGTATGCCCCCTCATCAATCCGCGGGGATTCCAAAGCCAGCGGTGTCGATTGAGGGAGTCCTCATAGCCGGTTCCACAAAGCGGACGTCCGTTGTGTCCCACGGTTCCGCGACGAAAATGCCTCCGGCGGCAAGGGGGCGTGGCCCCCTTGACCCCAGGCTGCCGTCGCACGTGGGGTTTGAGCTAACGAGCCGTGCCGGCAAGGACGTGGTCTACGCACTCGCGGAGAGCACGTCTGCCAGATTCACTGGCGTCATTGAACATCAGAGACGACTCATCAGAATGAAGGCTCCGATCCCCTGCCCCGACGAGTTGCGAATTTGCCGGAGATTCGACCTTTCCGCAACGGCGACGTCCCCGACCTCGTTCGGCTCTGGAACGAGTCGGACCTGGGACGCGGGGCGGCACACCTGAATTCCGTCGAAGTCCTCGAAAGCGCCACGTTCAACCGCTCCTACTTCGACCACCGCGGCTGCCTGATGGCTCTCGACGAGGGAAAACTCGTCGGGTTCGGCCTCGCCGGACCGGCCATCAGCCCCGACCGCTCCTCCCTCGACCTGCAGCGCGGAGTGATCTGCTTCGTCGTCGTCCACCCCTCCGCCCGGCGGCGGGGGATCGGACGGGCCCTCGTCCACCGCCTCGAGCAGTACCTGCGGACCCGAGGCGTCCAGACCATCTACGCCGGCCCGCATCGCGGCGCCGACCCGTTCGGCTTCGGACTCTACGGCGGCTGCCGTCCCTCCGGATTCCTCCGCTCCGACCCGGCCGCGGAACCGTTCTTCCTCTCGCTCGGCTACTGCCCGGACGCCCGGTACGAGATCAAGATCCGCGACCTGACAACCGCCCGCGATCCCACCTCGGCCCGCCTGATGACGATCCGCCGGCAGGTCATGCTGGCGATCGACGAGCGACCCGATCAGCCGACCTGGTGGTGGTACGAGCAGTACGGCCGGGCGGAGGCGTTCCGCTTCCACCTGCGGATGCGCCGCGGCGGGGAAATGATCGCCAGCATCAACGCCGTCCGCCTCGACCAGTACGCGGACAAGTGGCAGGCCAACGCCGTCGGCCTCGTCGATCTCGACGTCTCGCCCGACTACCGCGGCAAGGGCTTCGGCCAGACGCTGCTCGTCGAGGCGTGCCGGGAGCTGCGGCAGCAGAACGTCGGCCTGGTCGAACTCAGCCTGCCGATGGACAACCCGATCGGCCTGCGGGCGGCGACGAACGCGGGGTTCGTCTTCGCCGACTCCGGCATGGCCTATCGGCTCAACTCCTCGTCTCCCCACGATCCCGGTGCGGCGCTATGGGCCCCGGAGCGCTTCGGGCATCGCTGACGCCGCATGCGGCAACCGAAGGGGTCAGCCTGGGTCGTTCGACGGATTCTTGCGCCGCGGCGGGTCGAGATAGCGATAGCCCGTATTCGGGTTCTTCTCATCGAAGGCGTAGGCGTCGCGGTTCCGCAGGAAGTGCTTCACGTAGCTGATCGGGATCGCGAAACCGAGCCCCTCTCCGCCGATGAGCTTCATGTTCGTCACCCCGACCACTTCGCCGCGAGTGTTGAACAGCGGGCCGCCGCTGTTGCCGGGATTGATCTCGGTCGTCGTCTGGATGTAGAGAATCCCGTCGAAATTCCGGCTGCGGGTGCTGACGATCCCCTGCGAGACCGACCGCTCGAGGCCCAGCGGAGAGCCGATGGCGAACACGCTCTCCCCTTCTTTGGGAACGGCGTCCCCGGCGAGGTAGACGGTCCGGAACTTGTAGTCCTTGTCTTTGTTGGGGATCTGCAACAGGGCGAGGTCGAAGTATTGGTTCAGGGCCAGGATCTTGACGTCGTCAATCCGCTTGCGGACGAGGTCCCCGGTCTGCTGGCGATCGAAGATCGTGACGGAGATCCGGGTTTCCGCTTCGACGACGTGGTAGTTCGTGACGCAGTAGCCGCGGTCGTTGATGATGAACCCGCTGCCGAGGCCGCTGGGGGTCTCGATCAGGACCACCCCTTCGCCATATTCCTCGGCCAGATCCTTGACGGACTTGGGGGGCAGGCTCGCCATCAGGAAAACGCCGTCCTCGTCGCCGGAGACGTTCGAGATCTTGGCGGGGGTCTCGGAGTCCTTCTCGTCGATCGACTCGATCCGCTCGAGCGGAATCCGGACGACGTCGACGCCGATGTCGACATACAGCTCCCGGTCGGTCTTCTTCAGGACGCTCCCCTGCAGGCGGTGGCCGGACTTGAGCATCACGGTG of Planctomyces sp. SH-PL14 contains these proteins:
- a CDS encoding cob(I)yrinic acid a,c-diamide adenosyltransferase, whose protein sequence is MVYLSRIYTKSGDQGETSLGDGTRVPKGHVRIAAYGGVDELNSVLGVAVSLGNLPEKVSGWIRVIQNDLFDVGADLCIPESAPAQGYTPLRVQQPQVDRLERWIDELNLDLAPLNSFILPGGSPAASLLHQARTVCRRCEIGVSQLMQAESLTTPVLPYLNRLSDLLFVAARWCNGKGADDILWKPGAGAQ
- a CDS encoding GNAT family N-acetyltransferase encodes the protein MPEIRPFRNGDVPDLVRLWNESDLGRGAAHLNSVEVLESATFNRSYFDHRGCLMALDEGKLVGFGLAGPAISPDRSSLDLQRGVICFVVVHPSARRRGIGRALVHRLEQYLRTRGVQTIYAGPHRGADPFGFGLYGGCRPSGFLRSDPAAEPFFLSLGYCPDARYEIKIRDLTTARDPTSARLMTIRRQVMLAIDERPDQPTWWWYEQYGRAEAFRFHLRMRRGGEMIASINAVRLDQYADKWQANAVGLVDLDVSPDYRGKGFGQTLLVEACRELRQQNVGLVELSLPMDNPIGLRAATNAGFVFADSGMAYRLNSSSPHDPGAALWAPERFGHR
- a CDS encoding S1C family serine protease, encoding MAFAMPAPADTVMLKSGHRLQGSVLKKTDRELYVDIGVDVVRIPLERIESIDEKDSETPAKISNVSGDEDGVFLMASLPPKSVKDLAEEYGEGVVLIETPSGLGSGFIINDRGYCVTNYHVVEAETRISVTIFDRQQTGDLVRKRIDDVKILALNQYFDLALLQIPNKDKDYKFRTVYLAGDAVPKEGESVFAIGSPLGLERSVSQGIVSTRSRNFDGILYIQTTTEINPGNSGGPLFNTRGEVVGVTNMKLIGGEGLGFAIPISYVKHFLRNRDAYAFDEKNPNTGYRYLDPPRRKNPSNDPG